In Carcharodon carcharias isolate sCarCar2 chromosome 3, sCarCar2.pri, whole genome shotgun sequence, a single window of DNA contains:
- the LOC121276594 gene encoding transcription termination factor 1, mitochondrial, with amino-acid sequence MAARMVAQVMQMYLWRTRFPDLPNYFASALGFCTSSHNDSTEIIQKPENSALLNNLTVLGVDIKMARRRQPAVLRKVVTNEEGVAEFLRSKGANCTTIASIISRYPRAITRSHWHLEEKWQLWRSIFKTDSEVISVIERSPESYFRSSDNGNLEKNINFLCSLGLSSKDLHRILTTAPRTFSNSLELNKQMVKLLHDLGVRLDYENPDTFVKRIITKNAYILIRSTKRIKTNVDFFTEALKLSNSELIKLLQGHGAEILDLSSDYMKRNFKNISEQLQLLGCTAEEVKKFFLDYPPAFYASFEKLSNKINCLLESGINIKQLLKKPRILEFSANNLKNRIEELERVGYDFKNHGITILDSSRRRFEAKLEKLNEEG; translated from the coding sequence atggcagccagaaTGGTGGCCCAAGTAATGCAAATGTATCTGTGGAGAACAAGATTTCCTGATTTACCAAACTACTTTGCGTCAGCACTGGGATTCTGTACTTCTAGTCACAATGATTCAACGGAGATAATCCaaaagccagaaaattcagctttGTTGAACAATTTGACAGTTTTGGGTGTGGATATTAAGATGGCCAGGAGGAGGCAGCCTGCAGTCTTGAGAAAAGTGGTCACCAATGAAGAGGGTGTTGCAGAGTTCCTGAGAAGCAAGGGTGCCAATTGCACGACCATTGCCAGTATTATCTCAAGGTACCCCCGAGCCATCACACGTTcccattggcatcttgaagaaAAATGGCAGTTGTGGCGAAGCATCTTCAAGACAGATTCTGAGGTCATAAGTGTTATTGAGCGTTCTCCAGAATCATATTTTCGTTCAAGTGACAATGGAAATCTTGAAAAAAATATCAATTTTCTTTGTTCTCTTGGCTTGAGCTCAAAGGACTTACATCGCATTTTAACTACAGCTCCACGAACATTTTCAAATAGTTTGGAACTAAACAAGCAGATGGTAAAACTTCTGCACGATCTTGGTGTCCGTTTAGATTACGAGAATCCAGACACTTTTGTCAAACGGATTATCACTAAAAATGCTTACATACTTATAAGAAGCACTAAAAGGATAAAAACAAATGTAGACTTTTTCACGGAAGCACTTAAACTGAGCAACAGTGAACTTATAAAACTACTTCAGGGACATGGCGCTGAGATTTTGGACCTCTCCAGTGACTACATGAAAAGAAATTTCAAAAATATAAGTGAGCAGTTGCAGTTATTAGGATGCACAGCTGAGGAAGTGAAGAAATTCTTTTTGGATTATCCACCAGCGTTCTATGCTTCATTCGAAAAACTTTCCAACAAAATCAATTGTCTCCTAGAAAGTGGAATTAATATTAAGCAACTATTAAAGAAGCCAAGAATATTGGAATTCAGTGCAAACAATTTGAAAAATCGCATAGAGGAGCTAGAGAGGGTTGGATATGACTTTAAAAACCACGGCATTACCATTTTGGATTCCAGTAGAAGACGATTTGAAGCAAAATTAGAAAAACTAAATGAGGAAGGATAG